In the genome of Neofelis nebulosa isolate mNeoNeb1 chromosome 8, mNeoNeb1.pri, whole genome shotgun sequence, one region contains:
- the PCED1B gene encoding PC-esterase domain-containing protein 1B, which translates to MALTAHLLAADVQQLLHNKFVVILGDSVQRAVYKDLVLLLQKDLLLTPTQLKAKGEESFERDKLVDGGQRGPMHNGTQYREVRQFCSDHHLVRFYFLTRVYSSYLEAILQELQSSQHGPPDVIIMNSCLWDLSRYGPDSWKSYLQNLESLFERLGQVLPESCLLVWNTAMPVGKKITAGFLPTEHQPEDSSLRDRVIAANFHSSVEAKKHGFDVLDLHFHFRHAGRHLQRDGVHWDELAHRHLSQLLLAHVADAWGVDLPRPYPVGPWIRDGPARTGPGRGVERQPQASPDQPSMPPAGYRPLLPLPHLPPPPPPLLPLPPHPRPFPFHPVMTRFLFCPRDHLFASDHPFQADQFSSNHFHSDVPSPTQTGFSFEDDPQPPRPPFPREPLQRAPVVHRGFPRNVRRGPYVPWGRQPRSSKRGAPSHPQPRPQ; encoded by the coding sequence ATGGCCCTCACGGCCCACCTGCTGGCCGCCGACGTGCAGCAGCTGCTCCACAACAAGTTCGTGGTCATCCTGGGAGACTCTGTCCAAAGGGCCGTGTACAAGGACCTGGTGCTCCTGCTGCAGAAGGACCTCCTGCTCACTCCCACCCAGCTCAAGGCCAAGGGGGAGGAGAGCTTTGAACGGGACAAGCTGGTGGACGGAGGCCAGCGGGGCCCCATGCACAACGGCACCCAGTACCGGGAGGTCCGCCAGTTCTGCTCCGACCACCACCTGGTGCGCTTCTACTTCCTGACGCGCGTGTACTCCAGCTACCTCGAGGCCATCCTGCAAGAGCTGCAGTCCAGCCAGCACGGGCCCCCGGACGTGATCATCATGAACTCCTGCCTCTGGGACCTCTCCAGGTACGGTCCGGACTCCTGGAAGAGCTACCTGCAGAACCTGGAGAGCCTGTTCGAGCGCCTGGGCCAGGTTCTGCCCGAGTCGTGCCTCCTGGtgtggaacacagccatgcccgtGGGCAAGAAGATCACCGCGGGCTTCCTCCCAACGGAGCACCAGCCTGAGGATTCCTCCCTGAGAGACAGAGTCATCGCGGCCAACTTCCACAGCTCTGTGGAAGCGAAGAAACACGGCTTCGATGTGCTGGACTTGCACTTCCACTTCCGCCACGCGGGGCGCCACCTGCAGCGGGACGGAGTGCACTGGGATGAGCTCGCGCACCGCCACCTCTCCCAGCTGCTGCTGGCCCACGTGGCCGACGCCTGGGGCGTGGATCTGCCCCGGCCGTACCCGGTGGGCCCCTGGATCCGGGATGGCCCTGCGAGGACCGGACCCGGCCGGGGAGTTGAGCGGCAGCCCCAGGCCAGCCCAGATCAACCGTCCATGCCTCCTGCCGGGTACCGCCCCCTGCTCCCACTTCCCCATctacccccgcccccgcctcccctcctgcccttgcCCCCACATCCTCGCCCTTTTCCCTTTCACCCTGTGATGACCAGATTCCTGTTCTGTCCCCGAGATCACTTATTTGCCTCAGACCATCCTTTCCAGGCCGATCAGTTCTCCTCAAACCATTTCCATTCAGATGTCCCCTCACCTACCCAGACAGGATTTTCCTTTGAAGATGATccccagccacccaggccccctttcCCCAGAGAGCCCCTGCAGCGAGCCCCTGTGGTTCATAGGGGGTTTCCCCGGAATGTACGTCGTGGCCCCTATGTGCCCTGGGGTCGGCAGCCCAGATCTTCCAAGAGAGGGGCCCCATCCCACCCACAGCCAAGGCCTCAATAA